The sequence below is a genomic window from Rhodothermales bacterium.
CCAGTATCCAGCGCATCCTGGACGAACAGACACGCGAGGCCAGCTAGAGTCCGCAGTTTTCGGGCGTCATGTTCGCTGTCTGGGTATCCCCACGACGCGCTGTCTACTTCAGCCGCGCCACCAACCCCGCCGACACCTGGTTCGCGGAACCACGGCCCGTCTCGTCCTCATCGCCGATACCTGTGTAGTAGTCCCATCCTACCCGGAAGGCAAGCACGCTCGGCAGGTCCACCTCGACACCGAGTCCGAAGTATGGGTCAATACCCGACGCCTCGTGAGACTCGGGCACGCCGGCGAAAACTTCATCCTCGGACAGCTTCCATCGGACGATTCCCAGTTTGGCTAGCGGGGTGAATCGGCCGGGAACCGGCAGTCGGCCGACAGCACCGGCTCGAATGCCCCAACCGCTGATAGTCCCCACATCCGTCGACTGCGTACCCATGAACGTGTATCGCCCGTCGAAGTCGACATCCCCAAGTTTCAGGTAGCCCACCTCGACGTCCGCGAACGGTAAAACCGGATAGCCAACTGCTATCAAGCCTCCCAACTTACCGTCATCAACATCACCCTCGAAGGCCGTATCCTCGGCAGGATTCAAATCCGTGTTCTTGACCACGTGATACGTGAGGTTCCCCTCAGCGGACACGTACGGTGAGCGACCGACTGGAAGAAAAACACAGCCGGTCAGAAGTGTCAGCAGCGGAATGACGATCGGCGTCACAAATGATGACTTGCTCATACAAACCACCCTGGGATCTGGATAACTGATGATGACAACGTTAAGACGCATGATCCCAACTGCCCGGCGATGCAGGCGTAGGGAAAATCCCATTTCACGGGTAGTCAGAAATGCGCAACAGTCATCCGACGGCTGCCGACGTGAAGGCAGTCCTGTCGCTACTCCAGAACAGGCGTCACGGCCGCCCTGTCCTCCTCGCCCGTTCTAATGCGATAGATCTTTTCAACGGGCAGCACAAACACCTTCCCGTCTCCGACCTCGCCGGTATGGGCCGCCGACAGGATCGCCTTCACCGTTGCCTCCACGAAAGGCTCGGATACGCCTATATCGATCATGACCTTATCCGTCAGTTCCATCCTGACTGTCGTCCCGCGGTACGTTTCCTCAACATCACTCTCACCGCCGTGTCCGCGAACACGCGTAACCGTCAACCCGTGCACATCGGCCTGGAAGAGTGATTTAAGAACTGCGTTTACGCGGTCGGGACGGACAACAGCTTTGATCAGTTTCATTGTATTCTGTTCAAACGTTACATGAAGGTGACAACGTGATTACGCAACGGCAGCGACAGACCGTGATGTCGTCGCATGACCGTTACCGTTGAATTCGTCGTCGAGCAATAGCAACGCGCCCTCGCCGTCCGAGTAAGCCTCCTCGCCATGATTTACGACATCGAGGCCCCTCCCCTCCGAGCTCTTGTCGGGTCGCAGCTCGATTACGAGTCCGATCCCCTTCAGAATGAGGAATGTGAGCGCGGCGCTATACGCAAAGACGGCCACGATGGAGAGAGCCTGGATGCCAAGCTGCGCCGCATTGCCGAACAGGAGTCCATCGACGGATCCGTTCCACGCCGACTCAGCGAGTATGCCGACCAGAAGAGCGCCCGTGATGCCGCCGACGCCGTGAGCCGCGAACACATCCAGTGAGTCATCGAAACGTGTTCTGGCTCGCCAGATGATCACGTAGTAGCTGGGAAGAGCAGCGATCCCTCCGAGTACGATGGCGGACATCGGCGAGATGAAGCCGGCAGCCGGCGTGATAGCGACGAGTCCGACGACAATGGCAGTAGCGGCGCCCACCGCGGTCACTTTCCCGGTCCGTCGGTAGTCAATGATGTTCCAGACGACCAGCGTTGCGGCCGGCGCCAGCATCGTATTCACGAACGCGAGCGTTGCGATGCCGTCTGCTGCCAGTGCGCTGCCTCCGTTGAAGCCGAACCAACCGAACCACAGCAGGCCGGCCCCGAGTAATACAAACGGCACATGATGCGGAAGGAAAGCAAGACGACCGTAGTCGCGGCGCTTGCCGAGTACCAGAGCCGCAACGACGGCCGCCGCCGCCGCATTTACGTGTACGACAGCACCCCCGGCGAAATCCAGCGCGCCGAGTTCTCCAATCCATCCGCCGCCCCAGACCCAGTGACACACGGGCGCATACACAAGGACCCCCCAAAGCGCGATGAATGCTACGTAAGCACTGAAGCGCATTCGCTCCACGACCGCACCGGAGATCAGGGCGGCGGTGATGATGAAGAACGTCCCCTGGAAGGCCATGAAAAGCAGGTGCGGAATCGATCCGCTCGGCTCAAGCCCGACGCCACGAAGGAACACCATCGACAGGTCGCCGATGAACACGCCCCCTTCGCCGAACGCAAGGGAGTAGCCGATGACGGCCCACAGCACTCCGGATATTCCCAATGCCACGAAGCTCATCATCATGGTGCTGAGTGCATTCTTCGCCCGGACAAGCCCGCCGTAGAAGAACGCGAGAGCCGGGGTCATCAGGAGCACAAGTGCGGTTGAGATGAGTAGCCAGGCCGTGTCAGCGCTGGAAATCGCAGAGTCAGCCTCCTGCGCGAAGGCATCGCTCGTGCTCACGAAGACCGTGGCGCAAGCGAGCAAAAGTGCTTTGCGAAGCATATCAGATGTTGATTAGTTACTAAATGCGTGCTCGATGGTAGAATACTACTACTAATTTTTAGAATAAGGTGAGTATAAGTCATATTTATTAATGCTCTCAACTATATATACCTAATAAATATCGCTACAAACATGTGCACGAGAGCCTCAGAATCTCAACGTATGGACGCAAATCGGCGCCTCCAGCGCCACAGAAATCTGCTTTGTGAAGAAAAGCGCTTCCGGATAATCGCCGCCCGATTTGACTGGAACTGCTCGCCCAGCAAACCATACATTCGAATCACATAGCACTAGCGTGCTCATCGCGAAGGGTGGAGGGTTCGGGCCCGTTGAAACCCTGGCAACCCCTGCGCCGCTCCCAAAGGCCGGCGCATGGAAGGTGCCAATTCCTGCCCCGCACAAGTCGGGGAAAGATGAGTGGGAGAAACAGGTCTGCTACAACAGAAGCCTCTTCCGCACATCTCGGAAAGGGGCTTTTTTTGTGGCCCACCGGGATCGCGATGCGCTCGACAAACCAATACAATTACGATCTCATGAGTACCAACGGTCAGAACGGACACCAACACCCCCCACGCTTTGAGACCCTGCAATTACACGCAGGACATACTCCCGACCGTCATTCGCACGCCCGGGCCGTGCCGATCTATGCTTCGACGTCCTTCACTTTTGACAATGCGGAGCATGGCGCCAACCTCTTCGCGCTGAAGGAATTCGGCAACATCTATACGCGAATCATGAACCCGACCACCGACGTTTTCGAGCAGCGCGTAGCTGCACTAGAGGGCGGCGTCGCGGCACTGGCAACGGCAAGCGGACAGGCGGCACAATTCCTCGCGTTGGCGACACTCGCAGAAGCCGGCGACAACATCGTCTCGACAAGCTACCTCTATGGCGGCACGTACAACCAGTTCAAGGTCAGCCTGCCGCGACTCGGCATCAACGTCCGGTTTGTGGAAGGAGACGACGCGGGTGAAATCGAGTCACAAATCGACGACCGCACAAAAGCGATCTATGTGGAGACCATCGGCAATCCTCGGTTCAATATTCCAGACTTCGAGCAACTTGCCGAAGTCGCCAACCGACACGGCGTGCCACTGGTCGTCGACAACACGTTTGGTGCTTGTGGATTCCTCTTTCGCCCGCTCGAGCACGGTGCACACATCGTCGTGCAGAGCGCAACGAAATGGATCGGCGGCCACGGGACCACCATCGGCGGTGTGATCGTCGACGGCGGCAACTTCCCGTGGGACAATGGACGATTCCCGACGTTCACCGCGCCCTCCCCCGGCTATCACGGACTGAACTTCTGGGAGACGTTCGGCCCCGGTGGTCCACTCGGTGCCAACCTCGCTTTCATCATTCGCGCCCGCGTCGAGGGACTTCGGGATTTCGGGCCCTGCCAGAGTCCCTTCGGATCCTTCCTTCTCATCCAGGGTCTCGAGACCCTCTCACTCCGTGTTGAGCGCGCCTGCGAGAATGCTCTCGAACTCGCACGCTGGCTCGAAACACGAGAGGAGGTAGCGTGGGTCAGCTACCCCGGCCTCGAGTCTCATCCGTACCACGCTCGCGCGAGCTCGCTGCTCTCGAACGGCTTTGGCGCCGTCCTTGCGTTCGGAGTCCGTGGCGGTGTGCAGGCGGGCAAGTCGTTCGTCGAAAGCACGGAACTGGCGAGCCATCTTGCGAATGTCGGTGATTCCAAAACGCTCGTTATCCATCCGGCGTCCACAACACACCAGCAGTTGTCGGCGGCAGAACAGACCGCCAGCGGAGTGTCGACCGACCTCGTTCGAGTGAGCGTCGGTACCGAGCATATTGAAGATATCAAGTCTGATTTTGCTCAGGCGCTGACACACGCAACTCGGCCCGTCGAGGTGGCCTGATGTGAAGGCAGGACCTCCGTTTGAACCCGCACACGAGACACTTGTCCTCGACTCGCTCGACCTCGAGAGCGGGGTTGCACTCCATGATGTGCCGGTCGCGTTCTCAACCTGGGGTACCCTCAGCCCCGGCGCAGACAACGCGGTTCTCGTATGCCACGCACTGACAGGCAGCAGCGTCGTCACCGACTGGTGGCCCGGGGTCGTCGGCCCCGGGCTCGCCCTGGACACCGACAAGTACTACATCGTGTCGGCCAATGTACTCGGGTCACCGTACGGATCGGCGTCGCCCATAACTCTCAATCCGGTCACGGGCAGGCCGTTCGGTCCGGACTTCCCGGTGCTCACGGTTCGTGACACGGTGGAGGCTCACAGACGTGTGCTGGATCACCTCGGCGTCCGGCGGGTGATAGCCGCAATCGGCGCCTCCATGGGAGGAATGCAAGCACTCGAATGGGCCTTCCAGGATGATCTCGTTCGATCCATCGTTCCGATCGCGGTCGGCGGGCGGCATTCGGCGTGGTGCATCGGGTGGAGCGAAGCGCAGCGGCAGGCAATCTTCGCCGATGCCGACTGGCAAGAGGGTCACTACGCGCCGGACCGTCCTCCCGCAAAGGGTCTTGCTGCCGCTCGAATGATGGCCATGATATCTTACCGGTCGCATCCTGAGTTTTCGGATCGGTTCGGCCGAAGCATTATGCCACCGAATGGTCAGAGGGAAGTCTTCGCGACCGAAAGCTACTTGAGGCACCAGGGCAAAAAGCTCGTCGGCCGCTTCGACGCGAACTGCTACGTACACCTGACACGCCAGATGGACACGCACGATGTGTCGAGAGGACGAGGGGACTACTTCGAAACGCTCGGCAACATCCGCCAGCCCGCTCTGGTGGTGGGCATCACAAGCGACGTTCTCTATCCGCTGGCGGAGCAGGAAGAACTCGCGAAACACCTCCCCAACGCGCGACTCGAGGTAATCGATGCACTCTCCGGACACGACTCGTTTCTAATCGAGCGAGCCCGCATGAGCGAGATCCTATCCAAATGGCTCAATCGTATTGCCGACGAATCGGCGGCAATCCCGACCGCTACCCGCACATGATGATCTGTCCATCGTCTTATCGATGGCTTTGAGGCACGGGGGGAACCGCTTCACATCGTC
It includes:
- a CDS encoding outer membrane beta-barrel protein, producing the protein MSKSSFVTPIVIPLLTLLTGCVFLPVGRSPYVSAEGNLTYHVVKNTDLNPAEDTAFEGDVDDGKLGGLIAVGYPVLPFADVEVGYLKLGDVDFDGRYTFMGTQSTDVGTISGWGIRAGAVGRLPVPGRFTPLAKLGIVRWKLSEDEVFAGVPESHEASGIDPYFGLGVEVDLPSVLAFRVGWDYYTGIGDEDETGRGSANQVSAGLVARLK
- a CDS encoding P-II family nitrogen regulator — encoded protein: MKLIKAVVRPDRVNAVLKSLFQADVHGLTVTRVRGHGGESDVEETYRGTTVRMELTDKVMIDIGVSEPFVEATVKAILSAAHTGEVGDGKVFVLPVEKIYRIRTGEEDRAAVTPVLE
- a CDS encoding ammonium transporter; translation: MLRKALLLACATVFVSTSDAFAQEADSAISSADTAWLLISTALVLLMTPALAFFYGGLVRAKNALSTMMMSFVALGISGVLWAVIGYSLAFGEGGVFIGDLSMVFLRGVGLEPSGSIPHLLFMAFQGTFFIITAALISGAVVERMRFSAYVAFIALWGVLVYAPVCHWVWGGGWIGELGALDFAGGAVVHVNAAAAAVVAALVLGKRRDYGRLAFLPHHVPFVLLGAGLLWFGWFGFNGGSALAADGIATLAFVNTMLAPAATLVVWNIIDYRRTGKVTAVGAATAIVVGLVAITPAAGFISPMSAIVLGGIAALPSYYVIIWRARTRFDDSLDVFAAHGVGGITGALLVGILAESAWNGSVDGLLFGNAAQLGIQALSIVAVFAYSAALTFLILKGIGLVIELRPDKSSEGRGLDVVNHGEEAYSDGEGALLLLDDEFNGNGHATTSRSVAAVA
- a CDS encoding O-acetylhomoserine aminocarboxypropyltransferase/cysteine synthase, producing MSTNGQNGHQHPPRFETLQLHAGHTPDRHSHARAVPIYASTSFTFDNAEHGANLFALKEFGNIYTRIMNPTTDVFEQRVAALEGGVAALATASGQAAQFLALATLAEAGDNIVSTSYLYGGTYNQFKVSLPRLGINVRFVEGDDAGEIESQIDDRTKAIYVETIGNPRFNIPDFEQLAEVANRHGVPLVVDNTFGACGFLFRPLEHGAHIVVQSATKWIGGHGTTIGGVIVDGGNFPWDNGRFPTFTAPSPGYHGLNFWETFGPGGPLGANLAFIIRARVEGLRDFGPCQSPFGSFLLIQGLETLSLRVERACENALELARWLETREEVAWVSYPGLESHPYHARASSLLSNGFGAVLAFGVRGGVQAGKSFVESTELASHLANVGDSKTLVIHPASTTHQQLSAAEQTASGVSTDLVRVSVGTEHIEDIKSDFAQALTHATRPVEVA
- the metX gene encoding homoserine O-acetyltransferase gives rise to the protein MKAGPPFEPAHETLVLDSLDLESGVALHDVPVAFSTWGTLSPGADNAVLVCHALTGSSVVTDWWPGVVGPGLALDTDKYYIVSANVLGSPYGSASPITLNPVTGRPFGPDFPVLTVRDTVEAHRRVLDHLGVRRVIAAIGASMGGMQALEWAFQDDLVRSIVPIAVGGRHSAWCIGWSEAQRQAIFADADWQEGHYAPDRPPAKGLAAARMMAMISYRSHPEFSDRFGRSIMPPNGQREVFATESYLRHQGKKLVGRFDANCYVHLTRQMDTHDVSRGRGDYFETLGNIRQPALVVGITSDVLYPLAEQEELAKHLPNARLEVIDALSGHDSFLIERARMSEILSKWLNRIADESAAIPTATRT